The Comamonas piscis region TGGCGCTGTGGCAGCAGGGCATGCGTGCACCCTTGCCCGCCGCCGTGCGCACCTCCATCGCCAGCCTGGCGCCCAAGAGCAGCGCCGGCCAGTTGGCCATGCTGTATGACGACAGCTACCGGGGCCATGGTGAGCTGCAGCGCTCGGCCGAGCTGGCCCGCACATTCCCCGATTTTGAACAGCTGCTGGCCGCAGGCCTGCTGGACGTGGCGCAACAACTGTATGGCGACATGCTGGCGCATGTACAGCTGGTCAACGCCCAGCACCCGCAAGGCCTGGCGCGTTTTGCCCAGGGTGACGAGGAGGGCCAGTGATGAGCGCCATGCCGCCCGGCCAGTCGCCCGCATCTTCTGCCACCCTGCCGCTGGAGCCCCTGCGTTTTCCGCTCTGGGGCAGCCGCCTCATCGAGGCCAGCGCCGGTACCGGCAAAACCTATACGATTGCGGCGCTGTACCTGCGGCTGGTGCTGCAGCACGGCGGCGAGCAGGCCTTTGGCCGGCCGCTGGCACCGCCCGATATTCTGGTGGTCACCTTTACCGATGCGGCCACACAGGAGCTGCGCGACCGCATTCGCCATCGACTGTCGGAAGCGGCCCAGCTGTTTGCCCGCGACGCGGACGATCTTCAGAGCCAAGCGGGCACTGATCCGCTGCTGCTGGCGCTGCGCGCCGACTACCCGGCCAGCCGGTGGCCGGGCTGCGCTCGCTTGCTGCATGAGGCCGCCAACTGGATGGACGAGGCGGCAGTCTCCACCATCCACAGCTGGTGCTACCGCATGCTGCGCGAGCACGCTTTTGACAGCGGCAGCCTGTTCCAGCAAACCTTGATCACCGACCAGAGTGAGCTGCTGACCCAGGTGGTGCAGGACTACTGGCGCCGCCAGTTCTACGATCTGCCTGCGCCATCGCTGCGCAGCCTGCTGCAGATCGTGGCCAGCCCCCAGGCCTTGCAAGCGGCCATTGCGCCGATGCTGAGCCGCCAGGATGCCGACTGGCACTACGAGGGCGAGGCCTTGGCCGATGCGGAGCAGGTGGACCCTGAGGCCTTGCTGGCCCAGGCCAGCGAAGCCGCGCTGCGCCACCAGGCGCTGGAGGACACTGCGCGCACGCTGTGGCAGCAAAACCGGCCCGAGCTGGAGCAGCTGCTGAACGCGCTGCTGCCTGGATTGAATGGCGTGGTCTACCCTAAGAAAGACGAGCCCGGCGTATTCGCAGCCTGGCTGGAGGCCTTGGCCGCCTGGAGCACGGGCGCAGCAGCCCCCGCCAAGATCCGGGCCTTCAGCCAATCAGGCATCAAGGCCAAAAAAGGCGTAGCCGTGCCCGCGCATGCGGCCTTTGCCGCCATCGATGCCTGGCTGGAGGCGGTCGCGCAAGATGCGCAGCTGTCCACGCCGCACAAGCCCTTGCTGCTGCGCCACGCCAGCGCCCATGTACAGCGGGCGCTGGCAGACGAAAAACAGCGACGCGCCGAGCTGGGCTTTGATGACCTGCTCCAGCGGCTGGATGCGGCCCTGCATGCGCCGGGCGGTGAGGCCTTGGCACAGCGCATTCGCAGCCAGTTTCCGGTCGCGATGATCGATGAGTTCCAGGACACCGATCCTCTGCAGTACCGCATTTTTGACCGCATCTACCGCATCGCAGACAACGACTCCGCGCAGGGCCTGTTCATGATTGGCGACCCCAAGCAGGCAATTTATGCGTTTCGCGGTGCTGACATCTACACCTACCTGCAGGCCCGTGGGGCGACCGAGGGGCGGCATTATTCGCTAGGCACCAACTACCGCTCGACCCAGGCGGTGGTGCAGGCCATCAACCACTGTTTTGGGCAGGCCGAGCGCCATCCCCGGGCGGCTTTCCGGTTCCGGCAGGACGAAGCACGCAACCCCGTGCCCTTTGTGGCGGTCGATGCCAATGGCCGCAAAGATGCGCTGTTCGTCGATGGCAGTGCCAGCGCCGCGATGACCTTGTGGACGCTGCAGGCTGGCGCGGATGACGCGGCGGGTTCTGAAGCTGGGGACGCGGCAGCCGCCGCCAAATCCGCCCGAACCGGTGTGCCCGAGTCCGCTTACCGCCAGCGCATGGCCCAGGCAGCCGCCAGCCAGATAACGCACTGGCTCAACGCCGCCCGCAGCGGGCAAGCGGGCTTTGGCAGCGCTGCCGATGCGCTGGACCGCCCACTGCGACCGGCCGATATCGCCATCCTGGTGCGGGGCCGTGCCGAGGCCGAGCTGGTGCGCAATGCGCTCAAGGACCGGGGCCTGGCCAGTGTCTACCTCTCGGACCGCGACTCTGTCTTTCAGGCCGCAGAGGCAGCTGACATGCTGCGCTGGTTGCGGGCCGTGAATGCGCCGGGCAACGATGGTCTGCTGCGCGTGGCACTGGCCACTGGTGCGATGGACTGGTCCTGGCAGGAGCTGGAGCGGCTCAACCATGACGAGCAGCATTGGGAGCAACTGGCGCTGCGCACGCGCGCGCTCCAGCAGCTGTGGCAGAAAAAAGGTGTTCTGCCGATGCTGCGCCAGTGGCTGGTGGATTTTGACCTGCCCGCACGCTGGCTGGCCCAGCCCGGTGGCGAACGGCGCCTGACCAATGTGCTGCACCTGGCTGAATGGCTGCAGCGTGCCTCGACCGAGGTGGAGGGCGCGCAGGCGCTGATCCGGCGTTTGGCCGAGCAGATGGCGCAACCCGAGGGCGAGGAAGAGATCTTGCGGCTGGAGAGCGATGCCGACCTGATCAAAGTGGTCACCATCCACAAATCCAAGGGCCTGGAATACCCGCTGGTGTTGCTGCCCTTCATCAGCAGCTGGCGCGATTTTGACGGCAAGAGCCGGGGCTATGCGCAGTACCACGATGCCGTCTCGGGCCGTTTGGTGGTGGAACTGAGCAACCAGGATGCCGATGCCATCAGCGCCCACAACGACGAGCGGCTGAGCGAGGACATGCGCCTGCTCTACGTGGCACTGACCCGTGCCCAGTACGCGCTGTGGTTGGGGGTGGCGCCGCTGGCCAAGGGCATGAGCCGGGCGGGCAGTCTGGAGAAAAGCGCGGTGGGCTATCTGTTGGCAGGCGGGCAAAAGCTGCCTGACCTGGCGCTGCATGGCTATCTGCAAGACTTTGCCCAGGGCTGCGCGCATATCGCGGTGCAGCCGGTGCCCGAGGCCGACTTGCAGCGCTACCAGCCCGAGCGCCCGCCGCTGGTCTACCCCGCGCGCTTCCCCCGGCGCCAGGCCGACGAGCACTGGTGGATTGCCAGCTTCTCGGCGCTGACCGAACGGCTGGGCCATTCCACACCAAATCCGAGCCTGTGGACGGAAGAGCCGTTGGTGGCTGCAGAACCGGAAACCGCCCAGCAGGACCAGTACCTGGAGCCACAGCAGCGTCTGCCCGATACGGCAGCGCCCGGGCAGCCGCAGCCCGGCAGCCTGCATGCCTTCCCCAAAGGCCCCGATGCCGGTAACTTTTTGCACGGCCTGTTGGAGTGGTGCGCGCAAGAGGGCTTTGCCACCGTGCTCAGCAAGCCGGCGGCATTGGATGGCATCATCGCCTACCGCTGCCAGCTGCGGGGCTGGGCCGACTGGGCCGGGCCCTTGCAAGGCTTTGTGCGGCAATGGCTGCAGACACCGCTGGTGCTGCAGGGCAAGGCGGACGGACCCGTCGAGGCAGCGGCAGCACTGCAGTCGCTGGGCGATTACCAGGTCGAGATGGAGTTCTGGCTGTCGATCAGCCGGGCCTCCACCGCTCAGCTCGATGCGCTGGTGCAGCAGCATGTGCTGCCTGGCCAGGCCAGGCCTGCGCTGCTGGGCAACCAGCTCCATGGCATGCTCAAGGGCTATATGGATCTGGTGTTTGAGCAGGGCGGCCGCTACTACGTGATGGACTACAAATCCAACTGGCTGGGGACCGACAGCGCGGCCTACACCCCAGAGACCATGGCCGATGCCGTGCTGCAGCACCGTTATGACCTGCAATATGTGCTGTACAGCTATGCGCTGCACCGTTTGCTGCAGCAGCGCTTGCCGGGCTATGACTACGAGCGCGATGTGGGCGGCGTGCAGTATTGGTTCCTGCGGGGCGTGGATGCGGAGCACCATGGCCTCTATACCGACAAACCTCCGCGCGCACTGATGGATGCGCTCGATGCGCTGTTTGCGCAATGATGATGAATGCAATGACGACAGAACCCCAGGACGGCATGCCCCTACAGCCATCTGCAGCCACCGTGCCCGCAGTGACGGACAGTGCGACGGCCAGCCTCTTGCATACGGTGGAGCGCTGGACGGCCCATGGCTGGCTGCGCAGCCTGGACCAGGCGCTGGTGCTTTTTTTGCATGGTCTCGATCCCTCGGCCCCGCCGCTGGTGTTGCTGGCTGCCGCGCTGGCCAGCCACCAATTGGGCCGCGGCCATGTCTGCCTGGATCTGCAGGCCACCTTGGACAACAGCCGCTTTGCACTGTCGCTGCCGCCAGATACTGCCCCCCAAGGCAGTGGCGCGACAGAGGCCACGCCCTTGCCATTGCCCAGCGAGATGCTGGCCCAGGTCAGTCTGCTGCAGTGGCAATCGCTGCTGCAGACCAGTGCCTTGGTGGCGGCACCAGGCACGCTCAGCAAAGGCGGTACGCCGCTGGTTTTGCAGGGCGATCGCCTCTATCTGCGCCGCTACTGGCAGTATGAGCAGGATGTGGCGCAGGCCATCGGCCAGCGCATTGCCGCCAGCCAGCATCTTCGCCAGGGGCGCAGTGCTGCGCAAGATACGCAGTTGCGCCAGGCACTCGATCGGCTGTTTCCCGCAGCCAGCAGCGCTGACCACGGCCCGGATTGGCAAAAAATGGCCTGTGCGATGGCGGCATCCAGCGCCTTTTCCATCATCACCGGCGGCCCGGGCACCGGCAAGACCACGACGGTGGTCAAGCTGTTGGCCTTGTTGCAGAGCATGGCCTTGCAGCAGCAGGGGCGGCCGCTGCGGATCTGCCTGGCTGCGCCCACAGGCAAGGCGGCAGCCCGCCTGTCTGAATCGATTGTGCAGGCCTTGCAGCGCCTCGATGATGCGCAGCTGCCAGCGGTGCCGCTGGAAACGGGCAGTGGCGAAGCGCGCAGTCTGAAACCGCTGATCCCTGCCGAGGCCCAGACCCTGCACCGGCTACTGGGCAGCCGGCCCGACAGCCGGCATTTTCGCCATGATGCCCAGCACCCGCTGGCGCTGGATGTGCTGGTGGTCGATGAGGCCTCGATGGTCGATCTGGAGATGATGGCAGCACTGCTGTCGGCTTTGCCGCCGCAGGCCAGGCTGGTGCTGCTGGGCGACAAGGACCAGCTCGCTTCGGTCGAGGCCGGGGCGGTGCTGGGTGAGCTGTGCGCCCAGTCCGAGCGGGGCCTGTACTGGCATGAAACGGCGCAGTGGCTGCAGCAGGTGACGGGCGAGCAGGTGCCGGCCGAGCTGCAGGATATCGCCGGCAAACCGCTGGACCAGGCGGTGGCCATGCTGCGGGTCAGCCACCGCTTCCATGCCGACAGCGGCATTGGCCAGCTCGCAGCGGTGGTGAACGCCGGGCGGCGCAAGGCCATCAAACCGCTGCTGAAGGCGGGCTATCCGGATCTGGCTGCCTATCCCGTGCCTGATCTAACGCATTCCTCTTTGGCGCAACTGGTGCTGGAGGGCGGAGGCAAACGCTTTGTAGACAGCGCTGCCAAGCGCGAGGCCGGGCCCCAGGGCTATGGCTACTATCTGCAGGTCTTGCGCGAGATGCCGCCCAACCCCAGCCCCGAAGCCTTGAACCAGTGGGCGCAGCGTTTGCTGCGCGCCCATGGCGCGTTTCAGGTGCTGTGCGCGCTGCGCAGCGGCCCCTGGGGCGTGGAGGGGCTCAATGAGCGCATTGCCCAGCTGCTGGCCCACCGCGAGCTGATCGCGCAAAGCAGTGGCTGGTATGCCGGACGTCCGGTGCTGGTCACGCGCAATGACTACAGCCTCAAGCTGATGAATGGCGATATTGGTATCACCGTGCAAATGCCGGCAAGCCAAGCGCCTGAGGCCGGAGGGATGGGCATGGCCCAGGGTGCTCTGCGGGTGGTGTTTGCCACCAGCGAAGGCCTGCGCTGGGTGCTGCCCAGCCGCCTGCAATCGGTAGAGACTGTGTATGCGATGACCATCCACAAATCCCAGGGTTCGGAGTTCAGCCATGCGGCCGTCGTGTTGCCGCCCAACCTGTCGCCCATCATGACGCGGGAACTGGTCTACACCGGCCTGACCCGCGCCAAGCACTGGTTGACCGTCGTGGCAGGTGGCAGCAGCAATTTCCTGGTGCTGGAAGAAGCGACCGAACGCCAGGTTCGGCGATCCAGCGGTTTGCGCCAGGGTGAGCTTTGAAATCCGGAGGTAAGGGGGTACGAGCGCAGGCAGGGTTTGCCGAAGCAGGGCCAGGCTGCAGATGCGGCCGCTGGGCTTGAGATAGGGCCATGCAGCGCTGAGGTGGCCGCAAGCGTTTCATCGAAAATATGCGTGGCTGTGCGAAAAGATCGTTGGCTGGCCAAAACGACCCTGGAGCTGAACGGGCCCCAAGAGTCGCCCCACGATGAAACAATCGCTTTTGCGCGGGCGATTGGCGTATTTGGATGCGCAATGGCCCTGGCAGCGGCGATGGGCGGATCATAGCATTGAATGAGAATAATTATCAATATCAATTTTGAATAAAACTGCTTGCTTTGCCGTTTTATGTAAGTTTTTGTTTTTAGTTGATTTTTCTTGACCTTTCAGCGGAAAACCAGGGTGCACTGTTGAAAGAAATTTGGTAACTTCGCAGGATCGATAAAAAAGATTGTGGGAGTTCCAGCCATGACAGGTACCAGTTACAGCTTCAAATCCAGTGCACTGGCCGTGCTGGCGCTCACGGCATCGGCCTGGGCGCAGGCGGTGTGCTACACCGTGTATGACGCCAAGAACGAAGTCATTTACCGCAGTGCAGAGCCGCCTGTCGACATGTCCAAGCCACTGCACCAAACTGCCGGCGAGCTTCCCAGCGGCAGCCGCGTTGTATTCACCCCCAACAACACGGTCTGTGTCACCGAGGTGCACAGCCTGCCGGGTGCCAAGAAGCTGACGTCCAGCAGCGCCAACATGGTCACCGACCAACTGAAGCTGGGCAGCATGATCTTCGCGCAGTAAGCACCTGATCCATACGCCAAAGGGCAGCTTTTTTGCTGCCCTTTGCGTTGGTGTTTGTATTTTGGAATGAACCGTATGCCAACGGCTTGACGCCAGTAGCGCACCTTTATGTCTTCGACCCCCAGCGAGTGGCTGGACGGTTAACCCCAGAAAGCGTCTTCCGCGCCCTGGTCTTCGGAGAAAAGCCAGACTTCCCGGATGCGACCGTTTTCGATGCGCAGCACATCGATGCCCGACATCGCCATCGCGGCACCCGCTTTTTCGGCGCAGAAGTGCAGCGGCGTAGAAACCAGATCACCTTGGGCCATTAATGGGCCAACGGCATCGATGCGAAAACTGCCCCCGCTGCGTTGCATGAACTGGCCCAGCAGTGCGAAGACAGCGGCCTTGCCCTGGTGCAGCCCCGACAGCGTTCCCTTCCCTGGCTGGTGCCATTCGATATCGTCACTGAAAGCGGCGCCGACGGCTTCCAGATCGCCCCGTGCGGCCGCATCGAAATAAGCGCGTACGATTTCCATGTTGTGAGCTGTGTTCATCATCTTCCTTGTTGATTGTCTGCAAACTGGCCAGAAAGCTGTTTATGTGCAGATGCATAAAAATGATGAGCTTAAAAGCAATGATTAATTGATGCAATAAGGCACTTGAATGTGATATAGGAACCAAAAAGTGACCAACGACAACCGCCACCCTGCCTGGAATCCCTATTTGGCGACTTGCCCCACGCGGCAGGTGCTGGACTGCGTAACCGACAAATGGACGGTGCTGGTGCTGGGCCTGCTGCGCTCAGGGCCGTGGCGGTTTGGGCAATTGCGCCAGGGCATTGAGGGCGTATCCCAAAAGATGCTGACCCAAACCCTCAGGGCACTGGAGCGTGACGGTATCGTGAGCCGCGAAGTATTTGCCAGCTCACCTCCCAAGGTGGAGTACAGCCTGACACCGCTGGGCCAGTCGCTGGCAGCAACGCTGGACGAACTGCGGCTGTGGGCCGAACAGCACATGGATGCGGTGTTGCGCCATCGCAGCAGCTATGACGCGGCAGCTATGCGGCACGAGCCGGTACCGGTGAACCGGGCCGGTGCCGCACGCTAGCCGGAACCCGTTCCCACCCGCGCTAAGCCTGGGCATGCGTATTTTTTGAGGCCAAGTGCGCCAAATTGCCGTAGGTTGGTCGCAGGCCATTGCCCAGCCTGCGAAAATGCCGGGATGAGCGAAGCGCAGACCCCACAGAATATCCCCGAATCCCCCGAATCCCCCGACGCCGCCGAGGCGGCCCAGTTCCCCGCAGATGCCCTGAAGATCGTGTCCATGGACATGGACGCGCAAGGCGTGGCGCGCCGTGCCGATGGCAAGGTGGTCTTTGTCGATGGCGCCTTGCCCACCGAATGGGTGAGCGCCAAGACCCGGCGCAAGAAAAACAACTGGGAGCAGGCTGACCTGCTGCAGATCCACCGCGAGTCCTCGCAGCGGGTGCAGCCGGGTTGCCCCAACTTCGGCTTGCATGCCGGTGCCTGCGGTGGCTGCAAGATGCAGCATTTGCATGTGGGTGCGCAAATTGCCACCAAGCAGCGCGTGCTGGAGGACAACCTCTGGCACCTGGGCAAGGTGGTGCCCGAGACGGTGATGCGCCCCATTGAGGGCCCCAGCTGGGGCTACCGCTTCCGCTCGCGGCTGTCGGTGCGCTATGTCGCCAAGAAGGGCAAGGTGCTGGTCGGCTTCCATGAACGCAAGAGCCGCTACATCGCCGATATGGAAACCTGCAAGATCTTGCCGCCCCATGTCGATGCCTTGCTGATGCCGATGCGCGCGCTGATCGGCAGCCTGGACGCCCGCGAGACCTGCCCGCAGATCGAAGTGGCCTGTGGCGACCATGTCACCGCCCTGGTGCTGCGCCATCTGGAGCCTTTGAGCGACGCCGATCTGCAGCGCCTGCGCGATTTTGCTGCCGCCCACCAGGTGCAATGGTGGCTGCAGCCCAAGGGGCCGGACACCGTGCACCTGATGGATGGCATCGGCGAGCAGCTGTCCTATGCGCTGCCGGATTTCGGCATCACCATGCCGTTCAAGCCCACCGACTTCACCCAGGTCAACCCGCACATCAACCAGGTGCTGGTGACGCGCTCGCTGCGCTTGCTGGATGCCAAGAAGACCGAGCGCGTGATCGACTGGTTCTGCGGCCTGGGCAACTTCACCTTGCCGATTGGCACGATGGCCGGTGAGGTGCTGGGCATCGAGGGTTCGGAGACCCTGGTGCAGCGCTCGCACGAGAACTATGCCGCCAACAATGCCATCCGCCCCGAAGGCAGTGCGCTGGCGCCTACCCGCTTTGTGGCCCGCAACCTGTTCGAAATGACGCCCGAGATGCTGATCGCCGATGGCCAGGCCGACAAATGGCTGGTCGATCCACCGCGCGAAGGTGCTTTTGCGCTGTCCACGGCGCTGGCCGACATCCACAAGGCCCGCCACCAGATCC contains the following coding sequences:
- a CDS encoding nuclear transport factor 2 family protein — translated: MNTAHNMEIVRAYFDAAARGDLEAVGAAFSDDIEWHQPGKGTLSGLHQGKAAVFALLGQFMQRSGGSFRIDAVGPLMAQGDLVSTPLHFCAEKAGAAMAMSGIDVLRIENGRIREVWLFSEDQGAEDAFWG
- the rlmD gene encoding 23S rRNA (uracil(1939)-C(5))-methyltransferase RlmD; the protein is MSEAQTPQNIPESPESPDAAEAAQFPADALKIVSMDMDAQGVARRADGKVVFVDGALPTEWVSAKTRRKKNNWEQADLLQIHRESSQRVQPGCPNFGLHAGACGGCKMQHLHVGAQIATKQRVLEDNLWHLGKVVPETVMRPIEGPSWGYRFRSRLSVRYVAKKGKVLVGFHERKSRYIADMETCKILPPHVDALLMPMRALIGSLDARETCPQIEVACGDHVTALVLRHLEPLSDADLQRLRDFAAAHQVQWWLQPKGPDTVHLMDGIGEQLSYALPDFGITMPFKPTDFTQVNPHINQVLVTRSLRLLDAKKTERVIDWFCGLGNFTLPIGTMAGEVLGIEGSETLVQRSHENYAANNAIRPEGSALAPTRFVARNLFEMTPEMLIADGQADKWLVDPPREGAFALSTALADIHKARHQIPDTAPLPDSAKDWTPPKRIVYVSCNPATLARDASLLVHQAGYRCVAAGVVNMFPHTAHVESMAVFEWDGHAPLVRAEAVVADVASEDAAA
- the recB gene encoding exodeoxyribonuclease V subunit beta; translated protein: MSAMPPGQSPASSATLPLEPLRFPLWGSRLIEASAGTGKTYTIAALYLRLVLQHGGEQAFGRPLAPPDILVVTFTDAATQELRDRIRHRLSEAAQLFARDADDLQSQAGTDPLLLALRADYPASRWPGCARLLHEAANWMDEAAVSTIHSWCYRMLREHAFDSGSLFQQTLITDQSELLTQVVQDYWRRQFYDLPAPSLRSLLQIVASPQALQAAIAPMLSRQDADWHYEGEALADAEQVDPEALLAQASEAALRHQALEDTARTLWQQNRPELEQLLNALLPGLNGVVYPKKDEPGVFAAWLEALAAWSTGAAAPAKIRAFSQSGIKAKKGVAVPAHAAFAAIDAWLEAVAQDAQLSTPHKPLLLRHASAHVQRALADEKQRRAELGFDDLLQRLDAALHAPGGEALAQRIRSQFPVAMIDEFQDTDPLQYRIFDRIYRIADNDSAQGLFMIGDPKQAIYAFRGADIYTYLQARGATEGRHYSLGTNYRSTQAVVQAINHCFGQAERHPRAAFRFRQDEARNPVPFVAVDANGRKDALFVDGSASAAMTLWTLQAGADDAAGSEAGDAAAAAKSARTGVPESAYRQRMAQAAASQITHWLNAARSGQAGFGSAADALDRPLRPADIAILVRGRAEAELVRNALKDRGLASVYLSDRDSVFQAAEAADMLRWLRAVNAPGNDGLLRVALATGAMDWSWQELERLNHDEQHWEQLALRTRALQQLWQKKGVLPMLRQWLVDFDLPARWLAQPGGERRLTNVLHLAEWLQRASTEVEGAQALIRRLAEQMAQPEGEEEILRLESDADLIKVVTIHKSKGLEYPLVLLPFISSWRDFDGKSRGYAQYHDAVSGRLVVELSNQDADAISAHNDERLSEDMRLLYVALTRAQYALWLGVAPLAKGMSRAGSLEKSAVGYLLAGGQKLPDLALHGYLQDFAQGCAHIAVQPVPEADLQRYQPERPPLVYPARFPRRQADEHWWIASFSALTERLGHSTPNPSLWTEEPLVAAEPETAQQDQYLEPQQRLPDTAAPGQPQPGSLHAFPKGPDAGNFLHGLLEWCAQEGFATVLSKPAALDGIIAYRCQLRGWADWAGPLQGFVRQWLQTPLVLQGKADGPVEAAAALQSLGDYQVEMEFWLSISRASTAQLDALVQQHVLPGQARPALLGNQLHGMLKGYMDLVFEQGGRYYVMDYKSNWLGTDSAAYTPETMADAVLQHRYDLQYVLYSYALHRLLQQRLPGYDYERDVGGVQYWFLRGVDAEHHGLYTDKPPRALMDALDALFAQ
- the recD gene encoding exodeoxyribonuclease V subunit alpha, whose translation is MTTEPQDGMPLQPSAATVPAVTDSATASLLHTVERWTAHGWLRSLDQALVLFLHGLDPSAPPLVLLAAALASHQLGRGHVCLDLQATLDNSRFALSLPPDTAPQGSGATEATPLPLPSEMLAQVSLLQWQSLLQTSALVAAPGTLSKGGTPLVLQGDRLYLRRYWQYEQDVAQAIGQRIAASQHLRQGRSAAQDTQLRQALDRLFPAASSADHGPDWQKMACAMAASSAFSIITGGPGTGKTTTVVKLLALLQSMALQQQGRPLRICLAAPTGKAAARLSESIVQALQRLDDAQLPAVPLETGSGEARSLKPLIPAEAQTLHRLLGSRPDSRHFRHDAQHPLALDVLVVDEASMVDLEMMAALLSALPPQARLVLLGDKDQLASVEAGAVLGELCAQSERGLYWHETAQWLQQVTGEQVPAELQDIAGKPLDQAVAMLRVSHRFHADSGIGQLAAVVNAGRRKAIKPLLKAGYPDLAAYPVPDLTHSSLAQLVLEGGGKRFVDSAAKREAGPQGYGYYLQVLREMPPNPSPEALNQWAQRLLRAHGAFQVLCALRSGPWGVEGLNERIAQLLAHRELIAQSSGWYAGRPVLVTRNDYSLKLMNGDIGITVQMPASQAPEAGGMGMAQGALRVVFATSEGLRWVLPSRLQSVETVYAMTIHKSQGSEFSHAAVVLPPNLSPIMTRELVYTGLTRAKHWLTVVAGGSSNFLVLEEATERQVRRSSGLRQGEL
- a CDS encoding winged helix-turn-helix transcriptional regulator yields the protein MTNDNRHPAWNPYLATCPTRQVLDCVTDKWTVLVLGLLRSGPWRFGQLRQGIEGVSQKMLTQTLRALERDGIVSREVFASSPPKVEYSLTPLGQSLAATLDELRLWAEQHMDAVLRHRSSYDAAAMRHEPVPVNRAGAAR